The Chitinophaga lutea genome contains the following window.
CCCGGTCAACAATTATTCCGCCTGTGGCGTTAAAGTGGCTTGAGAATTGTATAAGCATCATGCACCCAAAACCAATACTATGAAGCAGTTATTATTAACAGGCATTGTTGCCGCGTCCCTGCTGGCCTGGGGCTGCCAGGGCACCAGCAAACAGGCGGCCAGCGACACGTCGGCCGCCGTCACCCCCGCCCAGACCAGTGCGGAGCCCGCCTGGAAACTGGAAGGCACCAAATGGAAACTGAAGGAGTTCCCCTCCAACCCCATGGAAATACCGGCCGGCGATAAAGACATCTATATGCAGTTTACCGACACCTCTTCGGAAGTGCGGGGATTTTTAGGCTGCAACGGCTTCGGCGGCAAATACCTGGCCACCCCCAACGGCGACCTGCAGATCACCAATGTGATCTCCACCCAGATGGCCTGCGAGCGCCTCAACATCGAAAACGCGTTCGGCAAGGCGATGGAGGCAACCAGCAAATACACCATCGAAAAAGACCTGCTGCGCCTCCAGAAGGGAGACTCCATCCTGGCTACTTTCACGGCCTTGAAACCGTAATATCGATCATCTAAAACCAAACATATGTACAAGTACTTATTCCTGGCGTCCGCCGCTTTTGTGATGGCCTGCCAGGGCAGCAACACCCAAAACAATGCGGACACCGCCACGGAAAAAATCCATGAAGGGGTAGACCAGGTGAAAGAAGGCGTGGAAATGAAAGCGGATACGGCCGGCGCGTACCTGAAAGAACAAAAGGATAAAGCGGCCGCCAGCATCGAAGAAAAAATGAAAGAGCTGGATCAGAAAATCGAAGAACTGAAAAAAGACGGCAGCAAAAAAAGCGAACAGGCCAGGAAAGACCTGCAGGAAGTGCGCGACGACCTGGCTAAAAGCCTGGAGGACGTAAAGAACAGCACTGCGGAAGCATGGGATAAAACCAAGGAAGACGTGAACAAGTCGCTGAAGAAAGCCGACGACGAATGGCAGGAGTTCAAGCGAGATTTCAAGGAACTGTTCCGCTAAAAGAGATATATCTGGCAAGCAAATAAAAAAAGGGGCTCAGCGTGATGCGGAGCCCCTTTCTCTTTGCGGTTATACCTTACGCGCCGAGGGTAAACCCGTCGCGGTAGTTGCGTTTTACGAACTGGTTGGCATCCTCGAAGTTGGTGATCTTCATGTTCGGGCCGTCCCAGAGCAGTTTGATGTAGCGGCCGGGGTAATCGAAACCGTTGCCGCTGGCTTTGGGCTTGCGCACATCGTAGCTGCGGATGGCCAGGTTGCCCATCAGGATGGTTTCCGTTAAAGGGCCGGCAATCTCGAAAGGAGCGCTCAGTTCTTTTTTACCGTAACCGGCGATGCAGGCGTTCACCCACTGCACGTAGTGGCCTTCCGGCACACGGGCGATGGTTTTGGCCACGTTCACTTCCTTGTTGCGGGAAGAAGGCAGCAGGGAGGGGTACATACCGTAGGTACCGCACATCATTTTGCCTTTGGTGCCGATGAAGATGGCGCCGTTGCCGCCGTCGCCCATTCTTTCGTTGGGACCCAGCTCTTCGGGGCGCGCAGGCTGGATACCGCCGTCCATCCAGTGGAGCTTGATATCGCCGCTTTTGCCCTGGAAGTTCATGATCACATGGGAAGAGGGGGGACAGCTGTCCGGGAAATAACCTTGTTTGAATTCGTCGACATACACGCTGCCCACGCTGGCTTCCGCGGAAGTGGGGTAGCCCAGGCCGAGCACCCTGAAGGGCGGTTCCACGATGTGGCAGCCCATGTCGCCGAGGGCGCCGGTACCGTAATCCCACCATCCGCGCCAGTTAAAGGGCACGAGTTTGTTGACGTAGTCTTTTTGCGGGGCGGTGCCCAGCCAGAGGTTCCAGTCTAGGTCTTTCGGCACTTCGGCTTTTTCCGTAGGCCAGGGAATACCCTGCGGCCATACAGGGCGGTTGGTCCAGCAATACACGGTGTGCACATCGCCGATCAGGCCGGCGTTGTACCACTCCATGAGCTGGCGCACGCCGTCGCCGGATGCGCCCTGGTTACCCATCTGGGTTACCACTTTGTATTTTTTCGCAGCTTCGGTGAGCTTGCGCGCTTCGTAAATATCGTGGGTGAGGGGTTTCTGAACATACACGTGTTTGCCCAGCTGCATGGCCGCCATGGCCTGCACGGCGTGGTTATGATCCGGGGTGGATACGGACACGGCATCGATGTTCTTATGCTCCTTGTCCAGCATTTCACGGTAGTCTTTATAATACTTCGCTTTCGGGAAACGTTTCACCGAATTGGCGGCACGGCTGTCGTGCACATCACATAATACAACGATATCGGCCGGACCTTTGGCAAACTCCGCAATATCGCTTTCACCTTTACCGCCAACCCCGATGCCGGCTACTCTTAATCTGTCGCTGGGCGCTGTATAGCCCTTACCTCCTAAAACGTGACGTGGAACGATCATAAAACCGGCAGCAGCAGTAGCGCCTGTTGTTAGAAATGATCTACGAGAAATCTGGTTTCCTTTGTTATTGTTTTCCTGAACCATGATTTGATAAATTTTCGTTCAATATAATAGAAAATTTTTAGCGTTTCTAATATTATAGATGAGCGGCTGCCGTGCTAAATCGATTTTACACCCGGTCGGGGGAGAAAGCCGCGCCGGTGGGACATACAAGTTAAGAATTTGCCCCGTTAAGCGATTATTAAATTTGGGGGCATTTGCCGTTTTGTTGTTATTTTTAGCGGCACCAAACAACAACTTACAACATGTCTGACCGCAAACATCCGGCCGCGTTGCCGTTTTTATTTTTTTCTGAAATGTGGGAGCGCTTCGGTTTTTACCTGCTGCTGGCCATCCTGCAGCTGTACCTCACCGACGCTGAAAGCGGCGGCTGGGCAATGGACCGGAAAATGGCGGTAGATATCTTCGGTACCTTTATCGCATTCGTATACCTTACCCCCTTTGTGGGGGGCCTGCTGGCGGACCGGAAGGTGGGCTACACCAAATCCATCATCATCGGGGGCATCCTCATGGGCATCGGCTACATGGGCCTGGCCGTGAAAGACCTCACCGTCTTTTACCTGTCGCTCGCGCTCATCTGCGTGGGCAACGGCTTCTTCAAACCGAACATTTCCACCCTGCTCGGGAACGTGTATAACGATCCGAAGTATAAAGACCGCAAAGATGTGGGCTACAACATCTTTTACATGGGCATCAACATCGGGGCGTTCATCTGCACCTTTTTCGCCGCCTATCTCCGCAACAGCATCAGCTGGGGCGCCGCCTTCATCGCCGCGGGCATCGGCATGTTCCTCGGCGTGATCATTTTCGTGGTGGGCCTCAAACATTATAAACACGCGGATGTGCGCAAACCGGAACAGCCGGGCGACATGCCGCTGAAGAGCATCTTCGCCCAGGTATTTATCCCCGTGCTCGTCGTAGGGTACATCGGCTGGGTGATACCGGGTAATATTTTCGGATCCGATTCCACCGACGCCTTCATTTTCGCCTGCCTTCCGATCATCTACTTTTTCGCCAACCTGCTGCGTAAGGCCGCCGGTGCCGAAAAGAACCAGGTGAAGGCGCTGCTGGCCGTATTTGCCGTGTCCATCATGTTCTGGGCCGTGTTCAAACAGAATGGTACCGCGCTCACTACCTGGGCGCAGTTCTATACCGACCGCGAAATGCCCGCCGTCATCGAAGCGCCGGCCAAAAGCCTGTACCTCGCCGAAACGGTGACCAATAAAACGGACTCCGTGGTGCAATACGACGATGAGTTCCGTGTGGTAAAAAACGACAAAGGGCAACCGGTGAAAGAGCTGGGCAAAAACATCTACCTGCGAAATGTAGCGCCTGAAAAGATGCCGGCCGAAGGCGCCAGCATCAGCCTCATCAATACGGAACAATTCCAGTCGGTGAACCCCTTCTTCGTGATCGTACTGACGCCGCTGATCGTGGGCTTTTTCGCCCTGCTGCGCCGCCGCGGGAAAGAACCGACCACACCCACCAAAATCGCGTGGGGCCTGCTCATCTCTTCTTTTTCCACTTTCATGATGGTGGCCGCCGTGTATTTCTGCAACAACGGCGAAGTGAAAGCGTCGCTCTGGTGGCTGTTCGGCTGCTATGGCGTGATTACGGTCGGGGAGCTGCTGCTGAGCCCGATGGGCCTTTCGCTCGTGTCCAAACTCAGCCCGCCGCGCCTCACTTCCCTGATGATGGGCGGCTGGTTCCTCGCCACTTCCATGGGCAACAAACTCTCCGGGGTGCTGGCGGCCATGTGGGATACGTACGACAATAAAATGAATTATTTCCTCGTGAACTTTGCCATGCTCGGATTCGCTGCGGGGCTCATTTTTGTGATGCTGCGATGGCTGAACCGGATATTCAGGGAACATACCAAAGCATAAGCATGGCTATATGAAAAATATAAGCGGGCAGAGAGTCGCTAAATGACTACCTGTTCCCATCAGGTAACCGGATAAAAAGGGGCTGTATCAGAGTGTGATACAGCCCCTTTCCTTTGCAACCTGCGCTTATATGACTATTCCGCGGAATGATCAGGGAACATTGCCAGGCGGTTTACGGAGATATTATTGAACCCGGTTCGCACGTGCAACGGGGTTACCCGAAAATATGAATGTGACGGGCGGGCATAAGAAAGGGCTGCCGTGTTTGCGTAGCAGTCCTTTCATGTATAAAAATTGCGTTTAATCGTTCCAGGTCATGACCTTCCCCCTGTCGTCGGGCTTGACGCTTTCGGCCAGGGTTCTTTCGTCATAGGCGAGGTTGTATTTTTTCAGCACATCGGCCGGCACGCCGTCCCATACGTTGGGTTTGTTGCCCTGGTAATCCAGGTCCTTGAGCCCCATTTCGCTGGTGAAAAAGCCGGTAGCGGTGAGGTTGCGCAGGGTGCTGAAGAACGTGGCGCCCTGGCTGAGCTCCGGTGCGGCGGTGGAAGGGTATGCGATCTGATCCACCACGGCCAGCTGCTCTTTCGGCGAAAGGTCCGTGAACGTTTTGTCGTACGTTTTCAGGCAATGCACATCGAGCCAGCGCAGGCCACCCCGCATGGGCACCTGGTAACGCGGTATGTCTTTGACGATAAATTCGATGAACTCGGGCACCTTGGCGTCGCTGGCGCTGCCGGAGCGGTCGTCTTTCGGAATGATGATATCGGCCAGCACGGTAATGGTTTTCATTTCCGCGGCGGTGAAAAACGTTTCTTTAGCCAGCGTTTCGTCGCGCTCCACTTCGTCGGGCGTGCGGCCGTAGGTTTTAAATACGCCGGCGCCTGTTTTGGCGGTTTCGCCCGGCTTGGTTTCGCAGGCGCTCAATATTACGCCTGAAGAAAGGGAGCCTATTACCAGGGCTTTGAGTGATTCTCTTCTATCCATGATAATCAGAGGTTTTGTTTTTTTAATTCATCCACGATGTATTCGGACGCGCGAAGCGACAGGGCCAGTATCGTCCAGGTAGGGTTTTTATCGGCCTGCGACACGAAGGGGCCGCCGTCTACCACGAACACGTTTTTAACATCGTGCGCCTGGTTGAACTTGTTCACCACCGACCGTTTGGGATCGTTGCCCATGCGGGTGGTGCCCACTTCGTGGATGATGCGGCCGGGATTTTCGAGGCCGTGCATCACCTCTTCCCCGGGCCGGGGATTCAGGGGAATGCCGCCCATTTCATGGATGATCTGTTCAAAAGTATCCTGCATGTGTTTGGCCTGTTTGATTTCGTGCTCGCTCCAGGTATAGTGGAAGCGCAGCACGGGAATGCCGAACTTATCAACCACATTGGGATCGATTTCGCAGTAGTTGTCTGCCCGCGCGATGGCTTCGCCACGGCCCGCAAACCCAACGGTGGCGCCGTAATAGCGGCGGTAGTCGTTTTTCAGGGATGGGCCGTAACCACCGGCTGCTTTGCCCGCCCGCCCGGGGTCTTTGGCCTGCACGCCTTCGAGGTTGAACCCGAACCCATACGACGGCATGTTCATGCCGCCGCCGAATTCGATGTGATAACCGCGGGCGAAGTCGAGTTTTTTATTGTCGAGCCACCAGGGAATGTACATGTGCATGCCGCCCACCCCGTCTTCGTTATACCGCTGGCGGTCCATCAGCGCGGGAACGAATGCGCTCCTGGACGAGCCGGTGGAATCGTGCAGGTATTTGCCGACCACGCCGCTGGAATTGGCGAGGCCGTCTTTATGCGCTGCGGATTTTGAATTGAGCAGAAGCCTGGCCGATTCGCAGGCGCTGGCGGCCAGCACCACCACGCGTGCGTTGAGCTGGTATTCCTGGAGGTCGTTTTTATCTACGTAGGAAACGCCGGTGGCTTTCCCTGTTTTGTCTGTGAGCACTTCCCGGACCATGGCGCCGGTGTAGAGGTCTACATTCCCGCTTTTCATGGCCGGTTTGATGAGCACGGTGGAGGAGGAGAAGTCGGCATGCACGGTACAGCCCCTGCTGCACTGGCTGCAGAAAAAGCAGGCGCCGCGGTCTTTATTCACCGTGCGGGTGAGAATAGACAGGCGCGACGGAATCACGGGAATGCCCAGTTTGGTGCCGGCCTGTTTGATCATCAGTTCGTGCAGGCGCGGTTTCGGAGGAGGCAGGAAATACCCGTCCGGCTCGTTGTAGATGCCTTCTTTGGAGCCGAATACACCGATCATTTTATCCACACGGTCGTAAAACGGTTTCACGTCGTCGTAGCCGATGGGCCAGTCGTCGCCGTGCCCGTCGAGGCTGTAATGTTTAAAATCGTTGGGGCCGAATCGCAGGGAGATGCGCCCCCAGTGGTTGGTGCGGCCTCCCACCATGCGGGAGCGGAACCAGTCGAATTGTGTGCCGTTCTTTTTCGTGTAAGGTTCTCCGTTAATTTCCCACCCTCCATAAGCCGCGTCGAAATCTCCGAACGGCCGGGTGGTGTTGGCGCCGCGGCGGGGAGATTCGTAGGGCCATTTCAGCTGGGTCTGCTGTGCGGGGTCGGCCGGGTCGTATTTGGGGCCGGCTTCGAGCACGGCTACCTTCAAGCCTGCCTCGGCCAGTACTTTGGCCGCCATTCCCCCGCCGGCGCCGGATCCTACAATGCATACATCGTACGCCTTCGCCTGTTTTTTGATCTCAAATGCCATGTGAAACGTGGATTTTTTAGTAAAAGATTTGACCTGTGCGTATTTAAATCTATAAATTAAATGCGGAAAATGAAAGGTGTTTTTTACTTTCGGTACGTATTCTATGACAACTAACGCACCTTATATCCTCGGAGTAGACATTGGCACGGGCAGTGCCAAGAGCGTGGCGGTAACGCCGGCGGGCCATATCACCGCCGCCCACAGGCAAACATACCCAACCCAGCATCCGCAACCCGGTTACAGTGAACAGGACCCGGAACAGATCATCGCCGCCATCATCATCACCATCCGCAAAACGGTGGAAGAAATGAACGCCGCACCGGCAGCCATTTCCCTCAGCTGCGCCATGCACAGCCTGATGGCCGTAGACGGGAACGGAACGCCATTGACGCCGCTGATGACCTGGGCCGACAACCGCAGCGAGGCTTTCGCCGCCGCCCTTAAAAACTCACCGGCCGGGAAACAGATCTATGCCGCCACCGGTACGCCGGTGCACCCGATGTCGCCGCTTTGCAAAGTGCAATGGCTGCGGGAGCATGAGCCCGAAGTGTTTAAAAAGGCAGCCTGTTTTATCGGCATCAAGGAATTGTTCCTGTTCCGGTGTTTTCATGAATTCATCATCGATCACTCTCTCGCTTCCGCCACGGGTATGTTCGACATCCGGCAGCTCGACTGGCACGCCGCCGCACTCGACGTGGCCGGCATCACGGACGACCGCCTGCCTATTCCCGTGGAAACGACGCGGTTGCTGATAGGCATGGATGAAGCGATGGCGGAGGCTATGGGTGTGCCGCCAGATACCCTCATCATGGCCGGCAGCAGCGATGGTTGCCTGGCGCAACTGGGGAGCGGTGCGGTAGAGCCGGGCCATGCTGCGCTTACCATCGGCACCAGCGGCGCCATCAGGATGATGACGCGGCAGCCGGCCGAAGATCCGCAAAGCCGCCTGTTTTCATATGCGCTCACGCCAGAACATTATGTTTGCGGCGGCGCCATCAATAACGGCGGCGGTGCGCTGCAGTGGTTTTCCAAAGCATTCCTCCCATGGTCCGATTATAATAATTTTCTCAAAACCGCTTTCACGGCGCCGCCAGGCGCAGAAGGCCTGTTGTGCCTGCCATACCTGCTGGGCGAAAGAGCGCCCGTGTGGGACAGTGAGGCGCGCGGCGCCTACATCGGCATCGGGCAGCAGCATACGTCCGCGCATTTTCAGCGCGCGTTGATAGAAGGCATCTGTTTTGGTTTGTACAGTGTGGCCGAAGCCCTCGAAAGTGTGGTGACGCCGGTGAAAGAAGTGACGGTGAGCGGCGGGTTCACCGCTTCTCCGCTCTGGATACAGTTGCTGGCCGACATTTTCCAGAAACCCATGCTGCTGCACCAGGAAGAAGACGCGTCCGCTCTCGGGGCCGCGATGCTGGCCTGGCATGCGCTGGGTAAAACGGATGCATGGCGGTTCAACCCGGTAGGCACGGCGCGCGTGTTTGAGCCGGAGAATACGCACCGGAGCTTATATATGCGTAACTACAAAGCCTACAGTCTTTTGTATCACCAGCTGAAAGATGTGATGGAGGTGTTGAAGGGCGCCTAACAATCTTACGCCCCGCGGTCGAACATTCTTTCCAGGTCGTTCAGTTTAAAGGAAATAAAGGTGAAGCGGCCGCCCGGTGAAACGTTCGGCGTGGTGCAGGCAAACAATTCATCGATAATATTCTGCATTTCCCTCGTGCCCAGCATTTTGCCGGCGGGGATGGCGTTGTTGCGGGCCATGGCGCGCACGAGCTGTTCCCTGCGGTTATGTTTCAGTTCGCTGCTGTAATGTTTGAACTGTTCCAGCAAACCTTCGATGCTGGCCTGTTCGTTGCCGCTCTGGATGTCGGCTGGGGTGCCGCGCACCACGAAAGTCTGCTGACCGAAAGGTTCCAGGTCGTAGCCGAGCGCCTGCAGATCGGGGAGCATTTCCGAGATCACGATCGCATCCGCGGGCAACAACTCCAGCGTTTGCGGGAAAAGGCTTTGCTGCGTGGCGATGGGTTTTTCTGAAAGCGCCCGCTGGTAACGTTCATACAGGATGCGTTCGTGCGCCGCCCGCTGGTCGATCAGGATGAAGCCCGATTTGATCTGCGAAAGAATGAACTGCTGATGCACCTGCACCGGCACCTTCTGGTCTGTGGCCGCTTCCTGCCAACGCTCGTCGATCACGGAGGCCGTGGATGAAACAGGCTGTTCGGAAGGAACGGTGTTTTCATTGTCCGGCGTCAGGGCCGGGCCGTACAGTTCTTTCCAGTGGCGGAGGTTGCTGCTCTGGTCGATCACGTGCGCCTGGTTGGCGTGGGTGAACGTTTTATAGATGGAGGTGTTGGAAGACTGCTGTTTTTTCTGTTCCGTGAACGGCTGCGTCAATGCATCCAACTGCTGGATACCGGGATCGAGCTCGAAATCGAGCGCAGGCGTTACGCTGAACTGGGCGAGGGCATGTTTGATGGCCGATTGCACGAATGCATAGAGGATACGTTCGTCGTCGAACTTGATTTCCTGTTTGGTGGGATGTACGTTGATATCCACATGTGCAGGGTCGAGGTCGATGAACAATACATAAAGCGGAAAGCTGTCGGAAGGAATCATTTCCGCGAAGGCTGTCATCACCGCGTGATTGAGATAGCTGCTTTTGATGAAGCGGTTATTGACGAAGAAAAACTGGTCGCCACGGGTTTTTTTGGCCGTTTCCGGTTTGCCCACGAAGCCGTGGATGTTCATGTAATCGGTGGTTTCCTTGACCGTTACCAGTTTGGCGTTGTAGTGCTGCCCCAGGATGCTCACCACGCGCTGTTTCAGCGAGCCTTTTTCAAGGTGGAACATTTGCTGGCCATTGCTGTTGAGCGAAAACTGGAGATGGGGGAATGCGAGGGCTACCCGGATGAACTCATCCACGATGTGCCGCATTTCCGCGGCGTTGCTTTTGAGGAAATTCCTGCGGGCCGGCACGTTGAAGAACAGGTTCTTCATGGCGATGCTGGTGCCCGGTGCGGTTTGGCAGGGCTCCTGGCGTTTGATGACGCTGTTGTCTATTTCGATGAAAGTGCCTACGTCTTCGTGAGGGCGGCGGGTTTTCATTTCCACCTGGGCCACGGCGGCGATGGAAGCCAGTGCTTCACCGCGGAAACCCATCGTGCGGATGTGGAAAAGATCGTCGATCGACTGGATTTTGGAGGTGGCATGGCGCTCGAAGCACATCCGGGCGTCCGTATCGCTCATTCCGCTGCCGTTGTCTATGACCTGCACCAGTTCTTTGCCTGCGTCCCTTATAAAAAGTTGAATTTCAGTGGCGCCTGCGTCTACCGCATTCTCGAGCAGCTCTTTCACTGCCGACGCCGGGCGCTGAATTACTTCCCCTGCTGCTATCTGGTTCGCTATATTATCCGGTAACAAATTGATGATATCCGCCACTTGCCTGCCTTTTGGCGTAAAGGTAGGAATAAAAAAATATGTTAAATAAAAGTGGTGCGGCAAACCAATCGGGATGTGGTTTCGTACCTTTAGGGACGAACTTCCGGCCGCGAATCAAAAGTGTAGTATTGTTATTGGTGTTAAAGCGTAGTTAACGCAAAATCAAATCTTAGTATGAAAACGTGGAAACTTATAATTTTACCGTTATTAATATTGTTTAGCCATTGCACATATTCTCAGAACGGAGGCAAAATAAAATCCATGGAAGAAAAAAAGAATCCTGCGTACTCCCGCACGGATACTGGTAAAGTAAACCTTACAGACGCAGAGTGGAAAAAAGTATTACCGAAAGAAGTATATGACATTGCCCGGGAGAAAGGCACGGAATGGGCATTCACAGGAAAATATTGGGATCACAAGGAAAAGGGCACTTATTATTGCGCGGCCTGCGGGAACCCGCTTTTTGTTTCGGACACCAAGTTTGAAAGCGGATGCGGCTGGCCCAGTTTTTATCAGCCCATCAGTAAAACCAGCGTGATTTACACACCCGACAACTCTCATGGCATGCAGCGTACGGAAGTGCAATGCGGCCGCTGTAAGGCCCATCTGGGGCATGTTTTCGACGACGGGCCGCCGCCAACCGGCCTGCGCTATTGCATCAATTCCGTTATCCTCGATTTCGACAAAGCGCAGGATGCGGAAAAGAAGTACAAAGAAAAGGAATAACATCCCCGGATACCTGACTATATGCTGCCGGTACAAACGCTCCAGTACCGGGTGAGGCATTTGCATGTTACCCCCGCCAAAATCAGTATATTTATTAAAACATAGCATATGAAGGCATTAACCGTTCTTGCCTGGTTCACGGGCATCATCCTGGTTGTGTTCGTGATATTGCTGATGGCGGCCCCAACCAAAGTTCATATCGAAAAATCCCAGACCATCAACGCCCCGGTACAGGTTGTATGGGATTACATCACCCGGTTCGAAAAATTCAATCAATGGAGCACCTGGCGCAAAATCGAACCAGAAGCGCAATACCGCATAGAGGGGGTAGACGGCACCGTGGGCGCCGCCACGTCCTGGAAAGGGAAAAAGCTGGGCGAAGGCCGGCTGGAACATCTTTCGCTTAAACCATTCACCGAAGTACGGCAGCGGCTCCAGTTTTTCGAGCCTTTCGAGGGCACGTCCGATGTGTATTATCTCGTTCGCGAGGCCGCGGGCGTCACCACCGTTACCTGGGGCATCGACGCAGCATATCCCCGCCCGCAGAACATCATGGGCATGTTCATGAAACGCAGCCTGGAAAACGATTTTTCCCAGGGACTGCTGAACCTGAAAAACGCTGTGGAAGCGGAAAAAACAGTACCGCAACTTCCCGCCGCGGCTACCTCACCGGCGGCAAAAGAAGGAGAACGGCCGGAAATGGCATACTGGACGGTGCGCAGCGAAGTAAGCACCAAAGATATCAGCGGGTTTTACGCCGCCAGCCTTCCGCGGATATTCAAAGCCGTGAATGAAGCCCGGCTGAGCCCCGGGGTGCCCGCCGGCCTGTATTACAGCTGGGACGAAAAAGCGGGCAAAACGGACATGGCCGCCGCGGTGACGCTGGAGGCCAAAGGAACGCCACCTGCCGGGATTACCGCCGTCACGCTTCCCGCTGGTAAAATCGTGTATGTTGATTTTTATGGCCCTTATGAGCGCACGGCGGAAGCGCATGCCCTCATCGAAAAATACCTCCGCGAAAAAGGGCGGACCTCCAAATGGCCGGTATTGGAAGAATACATCACCGACCCGGCAACGGAAAAAGACAGCACGAAATGGCTGACGAGGGTGGTGTATTATGCAGATTGACGCAATGTGGC
Protein-coding sequences here:
- the msrB gene encoding peptide-methionine (R)-S-oxide reductase MsrB; translation: MEEKKNPAYSRTDTGKVNLTDAEWKKVLPKEVYDIAREKGTEWAFTGKYWDHKEKGTYYCAACGNPLFVSDTKFESGCGWPSFYQPISKTSVIYTPDNSHGMQRTEVQCGRCKAHLGHVFDDGPPPTGLRYCINSVILDFDKAQDAEKKYKEKE
- a CDS encoding SRPBCC family protein, translated to MKALTVLAWFTGIILVVFVILLMAAPTKVHIEKSQTINAPVQVVWDYITRFEKFNQWSTWRKIEPEAQYRIEGVDGTVGAATSWKGKKLGEGRLEHLSLKPFTEVRQRLQFFEPFEGTSDVYYLVREAAGVTTVTWGIDAAYPRPQNIMGMFMKRSLENDFSQGLLNLKNAVEAEKTVPQLPAAATSPAAKEGERPEMAYWTVRSEVSTKDISGFYAASLPRIFKAVNEARLSPGVPAGLYYSWDEKAGKTDMAAAVTLEAKGTPPAGITAVTLPAGKIVYVDFYGPYERTAEAHALIEKYLREKGRTSKWPVLEEYITDPATEKDSTKWLTRVVYYAD